One Deinococcus sp. LM3 genomic region harbors:
- the lysW gene encoding lysine biosynthesis protein LysW — MATIQFENPDTGATIELTNPELGELVTDDETGVEYEVVSIEPPRLEAAPQEAEDWGE, encoded by the coding sequence ATGGCTACCATTCAATTTGAAAACCCCGATACCGGCGCGACCATCGAACTGACCAACCCCGAACTCGGCGAACTCGTCACCGACGACGAAACCGGCGTGGAATACGAGGTCGTGTCCATCGAACCGCCCCGCCTCGAAGCCGCCCCGCAGGAAGCGGAGGACTGGGGAGAGTGA
- a CDS encoding homoaconitate hydratase (catalyzes the formation of homoisocitrate from cis-homoaconitate): MARIWKFGDSVNTDDILPGKFAPFMAGEDVFQTFAFHYIRPEFAASVQPGDVLIGGRNWGLGSSREYAPQALKKLQVGGIVAPSFARIHYRNLLNLGIPAFEFDLTGLLEDGADVSLDVPTGVLTHAGGTVQLPPPPEFLREALAEGSILAFFKKHGRFPGEPA; the protein is encoded by the coding sequence ATGGCGAGAATCTGGAAATTTGGTGACAGTGTGAACACGGACGACATCCTGCCGGGCAAGTTCGCGCCGTTCATGGCGGGCGAGGACGTGTTTCAGACTTTCGCGTTCCATTACATCCGCCCGGAGTTCGCCGCGTCCGTGCAGCCCGGCGACGTGCTGATCGGGGGGCGCAACTGGGGGCTGGGCAGCAGCCGCGAGTACGCCCCGCAGGCGCTGAAGAAGTTGCAGGTGGGCGGGATCGTCGCGCCGAGTTTCGCGCGCATTCATTACCGCAACCTGCTGAACCTGGGCATCCCGGCGTTCGAGTTCGACCTGACCGGGCTGCTGGAGGACGGCGCGGACGTGTCGCTGGACGTGCCCACCGGCGTGCTGACGCATGCGGGCGGGACGGTGCAGTTGCCGCCGCCACCGGAGTTCCTGCGCGAGGCTCTGGCGGAGGGGAGCATCCTGGCGTTCTTCAAGAAGCATGGGCGTTTTCCCGGCGAGCCCGCCTGA
- a CDS encoding VOC family protein produces the protein MNVRLDHCVLHVSDWARSNEFYARVLGAEVIPRAQGFAYRFGAQQLNLHGPGLSPQPLARVPVAPGGSDLCFVWDGPVSGAAAHLSACGVPVELGPVARAGAQGDGLSVYFRDPDGSLLEFISYEQAYEQEGA, from the coding sequence GTGAACGTCCGGCTGGATCACTGCGTGCTGCACGTCTCCGACTGGGCGCGTTCGAACGAGTTCTACGCGCGGGTGCTGGGGGCCGAGGTCATCCCACGCGCTCAGGGCTTCGCGTACCGCTTCGGGGCGCAGCAGCTGAACCTGCACGGGCCGGGCCTGAGTCCGCAGCCGCTGGCGCGCGTGCCGGTCGCGCCGGGTGGCAGTGACTTGTGCTTCGTGTGGGACGGCCCGGTCAGCGGGGCCGCCGCGCACCTGAGTGCGTGTGGCGTGCCGGTGGAACTGGGCCCGGTGGCCCGCGCGGGCGCGCAGGGTGACGGCCTCAGTGTGTACTTCCGCGATCCGGATGGGTCGCTGCTGGAATTCATCAGTTACGAACAAGCGTACGAGCAAGAGGGGGCCTGA